The Acidobacteriota bacterium genome includes a window with the following:
- a CDS encoding glycosyltransferase family 2 protein, producing the protein MDEPQPRLSIIVPVYNEKANLADLYQGLTGVLQGLGVDYEILFIDDGSNDGGTRILADLAEQDDHVLVLQFARNFGQTAALSAGFDHARGEIIIPMDADLQNDPADIPQILDKLDEGYDVVSCWRKDRQDPWLTRKLPSRAANRIISWISGVRLRDYGCTLKGYRSKFLQHIRLYGEMHRFIPVYASWTGAKVTEIPVRHHPRRHGRSKYGLLRTLKVPLDLMTVKFLVTYSTKPMYLFGGLGLVSILFGWLLSALALYQKFLQDVKVHRNPLLLLSVFLCIVGIQFILFGLVAELIIRTYHESQGKPTYILSRTIRKEQESPSHSAGSTPE; encoded by the coding sequence GTGGATGAGCCCCAACCGAGACTGTCCATCATCGTTCCCGTCTACAACGAGAAAGCCAACCTGGCGGACCTGTACCAGGGTCTGACCGGGGTACTCCAAGGGCTCGGGGTCGACTACGAGATCCTGTTCATCGATGACGGAAGCAACGACGGAGGGACTCGGATCCTGGCGGACCTCGCCGAGCAGGACGACCATGTCCTGGTCTTGCAGTTCGCCAGGAACTTCGGCCAGACGGCAGCCCTCTCGGCCGGTTTCGACCATGCCCGGGGCGAGATCATCATTCCCATGGATGCCGATCTCCAGAACGATCCCGCCGACATTCCCCAGATCCTGGACAAGCTCGACGAGGGGTACGATGTGGTCAGTTGTTGGAGAAAGGACCGGCAGGACCCGTGGCTGACCCGGAAACTCCCCTCCCGGGCCGCCAATCGAATCATCAGTTGGATCAGCGGCGTCCGTCTCCGCGACTACGGATGCACCCTCAAGGGCTACCGGAGCAAGTTTCTGCAACATATCCGGCTCTATGGAGAAATGCACCGGTTCATTCCAGTCTACGCGAGCTGGACCGGCGCCAAAGTGACCGAGATCCCGGTCCGCCATCATCCCCGGCGGCACGGACGATCCAAGTACGGCCTCCTGCGGACCCTCAAGGTTCCTCTGGACCTGATGACCGTCAAGTTTCTGGTCACCTATTCCACCAAGCCCATGTATCTCTTCGGCGGATTGGGACTGGTCTCGATCCTCTTCGGGTGGCTGCTCAGCGCGCTCGCCCTCTACCAGAAATTTCTTCAGGATGTGAAGGTCCACCGCAACCCCCTCCTCCTGCTTTCGGTGTTCCTCTGCATCGTCGGGATCCAGTTCATTCTTTTCGGCCTGGTGGCGGAGCTCATCATTCGGACGTACCACGAATCGCAGGGCAAGCCCACCTACATTCTCAGCCGGACGATCCGAAAGGAACAGGAATCCCCATCGCACTCGGCCGGCTCGACCCCGGAGTAA
- a CDS encoding amino acid carrier protein: MQVLDWLLTNTTTVSGWIWGLPMIVLLFGTGLLLTAMTRFVQIRHLGSSIRQILKGPRAETRDQKRSQGDITPFQALMTALSATVGNGNIAGVATAIAAGGPGAAFWMWVTAVFGMATKYSEAVLAILFRRRMRDGTMAGGPMYYCRDGVRGQLGFVLGGIFAVCGAATALLGTGNMFQSQSMAMAVREQFGTPQWATGLVMSLLVGLVIIGGIRRIGAVAERLVPVMIIFYFSGALLVIISNISLVPDAFRLIVVSAFSPEAVFGGGVGIGVQQAMRFGVARGVLSNESGLGSAAIAHGAARTRYPVVQGGIAMMGTFIDTIIVCTLTALAITVSGAYRSASFLVEDGLRGADLTVHAFAVGMPDWTGGWGGLVVAFASLIFGFTTLIGWSYYGQICCEYLFGLKVVKPYRVLFVVLLFAGALLTGRYSSIITNVGDICNAAMAFPNLIALILLSRRVADVTQETYVAGDPYAARVPKLPDPIG, encoded by the coding sequence ATGCAGGTTTTGGATTGGCTGCTGACGAACACGACGACGGTCTCGGGCTGGATCTGGGGCCTCCCCATGATCGTGCTCCTCTTCGGCACCGGGCTGCTCCTGACTGCAATGACCCGCTTCGTCCAGATTCGTCATTTGGGCAGCTCGATTCGGCAGATTCTAAAAGGACCTCGGGCGGAAACCCGGGACCAGAAGCGTTCCCAGGGAGACATCACACCGTTTCAGGCCCTGATGACCGCCCTCTCCGCCACTGTGGGCAACGGAAACATCGCCGGTGTTGCGACGGCCATTGCGGCCGGCGGACCGGGAGCCGCCTTCTGGATGTGGGTCACCGCCGTCTTCGGAATGGCCACCAAGTACTCGGAGGCCGTTTTGGCCATCCTCTTCCGCCGCCGCATGCGGGACGGAACCATGGCCGGCGGGCCCATGTACTACTGCCGGGACGGCGTCCGGGGGCAGCTCGGTTTCGTCCTGGGGGGCATCTTTGCGGTGTGCGGCGCGGCGACCGCGCTTCTGGGGACCGGAAACATGTTCCAGTCCCAGTCCATGGCCATGGCGGTCCGCGAGCAGTTCGGAACCCCTCAGTGGGCGACCGGCCTGGTCATGAGCCTGCTGGTGGGGCTGGTGATCATTGGCGGCATCCGCCGCATCGGGGCCGTGGCCGAGCGCCTGGTCCCGGTGATGATCATTTTCTATTTTTCCGGAGCGTTGCTGGTGATCATCAGCAACATCTCGCTGGTTCCGGACGCCTTCCGGCTGATCGTGGTGTCCGCCTTCAGTCCCGAGGCGGTCTTTGGGGGAGGCGTGGGCATCGGAGTTCAACAGGCCATGCGGTTCGGAGTGGCCCGCGGCGTCCTCTCCAACGAGTCGGGCCTGGGAAGCGCGGCCATCGCCCATGGAGCCGCCCGGACTCGATATCCCGTCGTCCAGGGCGGCATCGCCATGATGGGCACCTTCATCGACACCATCATCGTCTGCACGTTGACGGCACTGGCCATCACCGTCTCCGGCGCGTACCGCAGCGCCTCCTTCCTGGTGGAGGACGGTCTCCGGGGAGCCGACCTCACGGTCCACGCGTTCGCCGTGGGCATGCCCGACTGGACCGGAGGGTGGGGCGGCCTGGTCGTCGCCTTCGCTTCCCTGATCTTCGGGTTCACCACGCTGATCGGATGGAGCTACTACGGCCAGATCTGCTGCGAGTACCTCTTCGGCCTGAAAGTCGTCAAACCGTACCGGGTCCTCTTCGTGGTGCTCCTGTTCGCGGGAGCGCTGCTCACGGGACGCTATTCCTCCATCATCACCAACGTGGGAGACATCTGTAACGCCGCAATGGCGTTTCCCAATCTCATAGCGCTGATCCTACTGAGCCGCCGGGTCGCGGACGTCACGCAGGAGACCTACGTGGCGGGAGATCCATACGCGGCTCGTGTGCCCAAGCTGCCGGATCCGATAGGTTAA